From a single Pseudomonas serboccidentalis genomic region:
- a CDS encoding YcgL domain-containing protein, which produces MKRICSIYQSSKRSGMYLYVLKSDALERVPEPLMLAFGKPKHSFDLVLSPERKLASEDIVVVLENLDKQGYHLQMPPAEDEYIEHLPEELLRRNDPV; this is translated from the coding sequence TTGAAACGTATTTGTTCCATTTACCAAAGCTCCAAGCGAAGCGGGATGTACCTTTATGTGCTCAAGAGCGATGCTCTGGAGCGCGTGCCGGAACCGCTGATGTTGGCGTTCGGCAAGCCGAAACATTCTTTCGATCTGGTCCTGTCGCCTGAGCGCAAGCTGGCCAGCGAGGACATCGTCGTAGTCCTGGAAAACCTCGACAAGCAGGGCTATCACCTGCAGATGCCGCCGGCCGAGGACGAGTACATCGAACACCTGCCCGAAGAGTTGCTGCGACGCAACGACCCGGTCTG